In Firmicutes bacterium ASF500, a single genomic region encodes these proteins:
- the fieF gene encoding Ferrous-iron efflux pump FieF, whose protein sequence is MDAFLRFCMGGGDPHAPETRRRCGVMSGSIGIGLNLLLFLGKLLAGIVTASIAVTADAFNNLSDAASSVVTLVGFRLASQEADEEHPFGHGRMEYLAGLVVALLILLVGAELAQSSFQKILHPEPVVFDLLPAVILAASVAVKLWMYFFNRGLSRRIQSAALAATAADSLSDAAATSILLLGLVAGHFLSLPLDGWLGMGVALFILRTGWEAAKDTVDPLLGRPMDPELAADIDRIVLGHEYILGIHDLVYHDYGPGRAMMSLHAEVPANADLLEVHDVIDHIERELKAKHHIETCIHMDPVVRDGRTEALRLQTAELARGIDPILTIHDFRVTAGPIHTNVLFDVVVPYGFRLSDEEVRGTLALELKKLSDRYFPVIQVDHSYVEGPKAP, encoded by the coding sequence TTGGATGCTTTTCTGCGGTTCTGCATGGGGGGAGGAGACCCCCATGCTCCGGAGACCCGCCGCCGGTGCGGCGTGATGTCCGGAAGCATCGGCATTGGGCTGAATCTTCTGCTCTTCCTGGGCAAGCTGTTGGCGGGGATTGTCACCGCCTCCATCGCCGTCACTGCCGACGCCTTCAACAACCTGTCCGACGCCGCCTCCTCGGTGGTCACCCTAGTGGGCTTCCGCCTGGCCAGCCAGGAGGCCGACGAGGAGCACCCCTTCGGCCACGGCCGGATGGAGTATCTGGCCGGACTGGTGGTGGCCCTGCTGATCCTCCTGGTGGGGGCTGAGCTGGCCCAGTCCTCCTTTCAGAAGATTCTGCACCCGGAGCCGGTGGTCTTCGACCTCCTGCCTGCGGTCATTCTGGCCGCCTCGGTGGCGGTGAAGCTGTGGATGTATTTCTTCAACCGGGGTCTGTCCCGGCGCATCCAGTCCGCCGCCCTGGCCGCTACCGCCGCCGACTCCCTGTCTGATGCCGCTGCCACCAGCATCCTGCTGCTGGGCCTGGTAGCCGGTCATTTCCTGTCCCTGCCTCTGGATGGCTGGCTGGGCATGGGGGTGGCCCTGTTCATCCTGCGCACCGGCTGGGAGGCGGCTAAGGACACCGTAGACCCCCTGCTGGGCCGGCCTATGGACCCGGAGCTGGCCGCCGACATCGACCGGATCGTCCTGGGCCACGAGTACATACTGGGCATCCACGACCTGGTCTATCACGACTACGGCCCCGGCCGGGCCATGATGTCCCTCCACGCCGAGGTGCCCGCCAACGCCGACCTGCTGGAGGTCCATGACGTCATTGACCACATCGAGCGTGAGCTGAAAGCCAAGCACCACATCGAGACCTGCATCCATATGGACCCGGTGGTCCGGGACGGGCGGACGGAGGCACTGCGGCTCCAGACCGCCGAGCTGGCCCGGGGAATCGACCCCATCCTCACCATCCACGACTTCCGGGTTACCGCCGGGCCCATCCACACCAACGTCCTCTTCGACGTGGTGGTGCCCTACGGCTTCCGCCTGTCTGACGAGGAGGTCCGGGGGACCCTGGCCCTGGAGCTGAAAAAGCTCTCCGACCGCTATTTCCCGGTAATCCAGGTGGACCACTCCTATGTGGAGGGCCCAAAGGCGCCGTAA
- the mutX gene encoding 8-oxo-dGTP diphosphatase — translation MINTTLCYIRRGEEYLMLHRIKKENDLNHDKWIGIGGKFEDKESPEDCLLREALEETGLTLTDYRYRGMVTFVSDGWATEYMHLFTADGFTGTLKDCDEGVLEWIPKEQLLKIPHWEGDEIFLDLIWRDTPFFSLKVCYEGDHLTRAVLNGTAIR, via the coding sequence ATGATAAACACGACCCTTTGCTATATCCGCCGGGGGGAGGAGTATTTGATGCTCCACCGGATCAAGAAGGAAAACGACCTGAACCACGACAAATGGATTGGCATCGGCGGCAAGTTCGAGGACAAGGAGAGCCCCGAAGACTGCCTGCTCCGGGAGGCCTTGGAGGAAACCGGCCTCACCCTCACCGACTACCGCTACCGGGGTATGGTCACCTTCGTCTCCGACGGCTGGGCCACCGAGTATATGCACCTCTTCACCGCCGACGGCTTTACCGGTACCCTTAAGGACTGCGACGAGGGCGTGCTGGAGTGGATTCCCAAGGAGCAGCTGTTGAAAATCCCCCACTGGGAGGGAGACGAAATCTTCCTCGACCTCATCTGGCGGGACACCCCCTTCTTCTCCCTCAAGGTCTGCTACGAGGGCGACCACCTCACCCGCGCCGTCCTCAACGGCACCGCCATTCGATGA
- the ghrA gene encoding Glyoxylate/hydroxypyruvate reductase A, which yields MSEYIVNLLPLKEGEREEFESIAPGAVHVCARSSTVTAEQMARATIMFGWPRPERMREAVRLKWFQTMWAGTEEYDGMLPEGVLFTSSSGSNSRSVAEHMLTCLLAVCRRLPAYMDSQRARLWQDEGPMKTILGGTVLVAGAGHVGSDFARLCQGLGARTIGLKRTVSGPVEGFDQVYPMDELDRLLPLADVVALVLPHSPQTAGLMDAGRIARMKDDAILLNAGRGSVLDQDALAQAMKGGKLWGAALDVTVPEPLPPDSPLWDVPNLLLTPHVAGGMRLEITRRRCVEMAQENLRRYLAGEALVNRVK from the coding sequence ATGTCCGAATACATTGTAAACCTCCTCCCCCTAAAGGAGGGGGAGCGGGAGGAATTTGAGTCCATCGCCCCCGGCGCCGTCCACGTCTGCGCCAGGAGCAGTACCGTCACGGCGGAGCAGATGGCGCGGGCCACCATTATGTTCGGCTGGCCCAGGCCGGAGCGGATGCGGGAGGCGGTCCGCCTCAAGTGGTTCCAGACCATGTGGGCGGGCACCGAGGAATATGACGGGATGCTGCCCGAGGGAGTGCTGTTCACCTCCTCCAGCGGCTCCAACAGCCGCAGCGTGGCCGAGCATATGCTCACCTGCCTTCTGGCCGTCTGCCGCCGCCTGCCCGCCTATATGGACAGCCAGCGGGCCCGCCTCTGGCAGGATGAGGGCCCCATGAAGACCATTTTGGGCGGTACCGTCCTGGTGGCGGGGGCGGGCCATGTGGGGAGCGATTTCGCCAGGCTGTGTCAGGGTCTGGGGGCCAGAACCATCGGCCTGAAGCGGACGGTCAGCGGCCCCGTGGAGGGATTTGACCAGGTGTATCCCATGGACGAACTGGACCGCCTCCTCCCCCTGGCCGACGTGGTGGCCCTGGTCCTGCCCCACTCCCCCCAGACGGCGGGGCTGATGGACGCCGGGCGCATCGCCCGGATGAAGGACGACGCCATCCTCCTCAACGCCGGACGGGGCTCCGTCCTGGACCAGGACGCCCTGGCCCAGGCTATGAAGGGGGGCAAGCTGTGGGGAGCGGCTCTGGATGTCACCGTCCCGGAGCCCCTGCCCCCGGACAGCCCCCTGTGGGATGTGCCCAACCTGCTCCTCACCCCCCATGTGGCGGGGGGAATGCGGCTGGAGATCACCCGCCGGAGGTGCGTGGAGATGGCTCAGGAGAACCTCCGCCGGTATCTGGCGGGGGAGGCGCTGGTCAACCGGGTGAAATGA
- the srrA_4 gene encoding Transcriptional regulatory protein SrrA, whose translation MSKKVLIVEDDANIAELLHLYLEKEGFESQVAKDGGKGIELFRAFQPDLVLLDIMLPIMDGWSVLKKIRESDRTPVIMLTAKGETEDKVSGLEQGADDYIVKPFEMKEVLARIRAVLRRSGAEEEPGEKKLSFDKLVINLDSYELLVDGQRVDTPPKELELLFHLASSPNRVFTRNQLLDEVWGFDYFGDSRTVDVHIKRLREKLENVSDQWRLKTVWGVGYKFELGTAG comes from the coding sequence ATGTCAAAAAAAGTCCTGATCGTGGAGGACGACGCCAACATCGCCGAGCTGCTCCATCTCTATCTGGAGAAGGAGGGCTTTGAGTCCCAGGTGGCCAAGGACGGGGGGAAGGGCATCGAGCTCTTCCGGGCCTTCCAGCCCGACCTGGTGCTGCTGGACATCATGCTGCCCATCATGGACGGCTGGTCCGTGCTGAAAAAAATCCGGGAGAGCGACCGCACCCCGGTCATCATGCTCACCGCCAAGGGGGAGACCGAGGACAAGGTCTCCGGCCTGGAGCAGGGGGCGGACGACTACATCGTCAAGCCCTTTGAGATGAAAGAGGTGCTGGCCCGCATCCGGGCGGTGCTCCGCCGCAGCGGCGCGGAGGAGGAGCCGGGGGAGAAAAAGCTGTCCTTTGACAAACTGGTCATCAACCTGGACTCCTACGAGCTGCTGGTGGACGGCCAGCGGGTGGACACCCCGCCCAAGGAGCTGGAGCTGCTGTTCCATCTGGCCTCCTCCCCCAACCGGGTATTTACCCGGAACCAGCTGCTGGACGAGGTGTGGGGCTTCGACTACTTCGGCGACAGCCGCACCGTCGATGTTCACATCAAGCGCCTGCGGGAGAAGCTGGAAAACGTCAGCGACCAGTGGCGGCTGAAAACCGTCTGGGGCGTGGGCTATAAATTTGAGCTGGGTACGGCGGGGTAA
- the sasA_11 gene encoding Adaptive-response sensory-kinase SasA produces MRSLYRRQLAMMVSIMLVSFTLLAGAFMLLSYRYIIGETRDSVERNAGYVTSFTAAYYRTFLPLEFQDDFYRNYVASIAGISNSDIIVADPKGKIIYNTAEQEPKVPEGGVLPEALTAQVLNEGSFNGMTTLGGLYEDKRYLAALPVVNQLGQVTVIQGMVLVAADASNLSEMWTATATIFFFSAVVVFLISVIASTLTSAHQTRPLNEMAEAARKFGQGEFDVRVDGYEDRCDEVGALAEAFNAMASSLEKVESQRAEFIANVSHELKTPMTTIAGFAEGILDGTIPPERERESLEIVVSETRRLSRLVRRMLDLSRLNALAESTVTAQEAFDLTEIMSQVLISLETKITGRQLDVDVKMPEDKLMVWGDPDSITQVCYNLLDNAAKFAASGTAITIQIVKKDGKAHTTIRNLGATIPPDELPLLFDRFHKADYSRSMDREGVGLGLYIVKTILCSLKESITVSSEDGVTQFQFTLTLA; encoded by the coding sequence ATGCGTTCCCTATACCGCCGGCAGCTTGCCATGATGGTGAGCATCATGCTGGTGTCCTTTACCCTGCTGGCGGGGGCCTTCATGCTGCTGTCCTACCGCTATATCATCGGCGAGACCCGGGACTCGGTGGAGCGCAACGCGGGCTATGTCACCAGCTTCACCGCCGCCTATTACCGGACCTTCCTCCCGCTGGAGTTTCAGGACGACTTTTACCGCAACTATGTGGCCTCCATCGCCGGGATCTCCAACTCGGACATCATTGTGGCCGACCCCAAGGGCAAGATCATCTATAACACCGCCGAACAGGAGCCCAAGGTCCCGGAGGGCGGCGTCCTGCCCGAGGCCCTGACCGCTCAGGTGCTCAACGAGGGCTCCTTCAACGGCATGACCACCCTGGGGGGGCTCTATGAGGACAAGCGCTATCTGGCTGCTCTGCCCGTAGTCAACCAGCTGGGGCAGGTGACGGTGATTCAGGGGATGGTGCTGGTGGCGGCGGACGCCTCCAACCTGTCCGAGATGTGGACGGCCACCGCCACCATCTTTTTCTTCTCCGCCGTGGTGGTCTTTTTGATCTCCGTCATTGCCAGCACCCTCACCTCCGCCCACCAGACCCGGCCCCTGAACGAGATGGCCGAGGCCGCCCGGAAATTCGGCCAGGGGGAGTTCGACGTCCGGGTGGACGGCTATGAGGACCGCTGCGACGAGGTGGGCGCCCTGGCGGAGGCCTTTAACGCGATGGCAAGTTCTCTGGAGAAGGTGGAGAGCCAGCGCGCGGAATTTATTGCCAACGTCTCCCACGAGCTGAAAACCCCCATGACCACCATCGCCGGCTTTGCCGAGGGCATTCTGGACGGCACCATCCCCCCGGAGCGGGAGCGGGAGTCCCTGGAGATTGTGGTCTCCGAGACCCGCCGGCTCAGCCGCCTGGTGCGGCGGATGCTGGACCTCAGCCGGCTCAACGCTCTGGCGGAGAGCACCGTCACCGCCCAGGAGGCCTTCGACCTGACGGAGATTATGTCTCAGGTGCTCATCAGCCTGGAGACCAAGATCACCGGCCGTCAGCTGGACGTGGACGTGAAGATGCCCGAGGACAAACTGATGGTGTGGGGCGACCCGGACTCCATCACCCAGGTGTGCTATAACCTGCTGGACAATGCGGCCAAGTTCGCCGCCTCCGGCACCGCCATCACCATCCAGATCGTCAAAAAGGACGGCAAGGCCCACACCACCATCCGCAACCTGGGGGCCACCATCCCCCCGGACGAGCTGCCCCTGCTGTTCGATCGGTTCCACAAGGCGGACTACTCCCGCTCTATGGACCGGGAGGGCGTGGGGCTGGGGCTGTATATTGTCAAAACGATTCTGTGCAGCCTGAAGGAGAGCATCACCGTGAGCAGCGAGGACGGAGTGACCCAATTTCAGTTTACGCTGACGCTGGCGTAA
- the ilvB_2 gene encoding Acetolactate synthase large subunit, translated as MNGAQALIESLKREGVDHIFGYAGATICPAVDALREVPEIGYTLVRTEQNAGHMASGYVRVSGKVGVCMVTSGPGATNLITGIATAYMDSIPMVAITGQVPSHLLGRDIFQEVDITGAVAPFSKHSYLVKDPNQIPRIVREAFHVASTGRPGPVLIDIPIDIQEQTLKSFDWPEEISIRGYKPSVKGNDLQIKRVVEAIGKARQPIICAGGGVWLADAQKELLELAEGTGIPVVKTMMGISLMPTRHPLNMGMIGAHGNHCANKALAKSDLLIMVGTRAADRAIVQPDEIQRRMATIHIDVDPAEIGKNMQAAVPLVGNVKVILRQMLDLGVTPPDCAQWRDQLADYRKAELSRQFPSRPGSVFPGTVMRKLGDKLADDAVVCADVGQNQIFTCKYLPQKQGRLLTSGGLGTMGYALPAGVGVKVAQPERQTVVVCGDGSFQMAMNELAAVKYAGMDLKIVLFRNNTLGLVHQIQSRAPYHGPFGVSLDGSPDFETIAAAYGIPCVTVAEEEDLDASIDRFLSEAGPCLMICEVHPDVATTD; from the coding sequence ATGAATGGAGCGCAGGCGCTGATTGAGAGCTTGAAGCGGGAGGGCGTGGACCATATCTTCGGCTACGCCGGGGCTACCATCTGCCCGGCGGTGGACGCGCTGAGGGAGGTACCCGAGATCGGCTACACCCTGGTGCGGACCGAGCAGAACGCGGGGCACATGGCCTCGGGCTACGTCCGGGTGAGCGGCAAGGTGGGGGTGTGTATGGTGACCTCCGGCCCGGGGGCCACCAACCTGATCACCGGCATCGCCACCGCGTACATGGACTCCATCCCCATGGTGGCTATCACCGGCCAGGTGCCCAGCCACCTGCTGGGCCGGGATATCTTCCAGGAGGTGGACATCACCGGCGCGGTGGCCCCCTTCTCCAAGCACAGCTACCTGGTGAAGGACCCCAACCAGATTCCCCGCATTGTCCGGGAGGCCTTTCATGTCGCCTCTACCGGGCGGCCCGGGCCGGTTTTGATTGATATTCCCATCGACATTCAGGAGCAGACCTTAAAATCCTTCGACTGGCCGGAGGAGATCAGTATCCGGGGATACAAGCCCAGCGTGAAGGGCAACGATTTGCAGATCAAGCGGGTGGTGGAGGCCATCGGCAAGGCCAGACAGCCCATCATCTGCGCCGGGGGCGGCGTGTGGCTGGCCGACGCCCAGAAGGAACTGCTGGAGCTGGCGGAGGGGACAGGCATCCCGGTGGTGAAGACCATGATGGGCATCTCCCTCATGCCCACCCGCCACCCCCTGAACATGGGGATGATCGGGGCCCACGGCAACCACTGCGCCAACAAAGCTTTAGCCAAGTCCGACCTGCTGATTATGGTGGGCACCCGGGCGGCAGACCGGGCCATTGTCCAGCCCGACGAGATTCAGCGGCGGATGGCTACCATTCACATCGACGTGGACCCGGCGGAGATTGGAAAGAATATGCAGGCCGCCGTCCCTCTGGTGGGCAATGTGAAGGTGATTCTGCGTCAAATGCTGGACCTGGGGGTGACGCCTCCCGACTGCGCCCAGTGGCGGGACCAGCTGGCCGACTACCGAAAGGCGGAGCTGAGCCGTCAGTTCCCCAGCCGCCCCGGGTCGGTCTTTCCCGGCACCGTCATGCGCAAGCTGGGGGACAAGCTGGCCGACGACGCGGTGGTGTGCGCCGACGTGGGACAGAACCAAATTTTTACCTGTAAATATCTGCCCCAGAAGCAAGGCCGTCTCCTCACCAGCGGCGGCCTGGGCACCATGGGCTACGCCCTGCCCGCCGGAGTGGGGGTGAAAGTGGCCCAGCCTGAGAGGCAGACTGTGGTAGTCTGCGGCGACGGCTCCTTCCAGATGGCCATGAACGAGCTGGCCGCTGTGAAATACGCGGGCATGGACCTGAAAATTGTCCTCTTCCGGAACAACACCCTGGGGCTGGTCCATCAGATCCAGAGCCGGGCCCCCTACCACGGTCCCTTCGGGGTCAGTCTGGACGGCTCTCCCGATTTCGAGACCATCGCCGCCGCCTACGGCATCCCCTGCGTCACCGTGGCCGAGGAGGAGGACCTGGACGCCTCCATTGACCGCTTCCTGTCTGAGGCGGGGCCCTGCCTGATGATTTGTGAAGTCCACCCCGACGTAGCCACTACTGACTAA
- the recG gene encoding ATP-dependent DNA helicase RecG codes for MEITRDTPLTDFPGVGEARAKKLEKLGLSKAGDLLTWYPRDYEDRRKVHTIRDAPLEGRVCVEAMAAEHPRLSRIRKGLELVQVKVVDNTGALHLTFFNQSYMERAIRAGEEYIFYGTVEVQGRRRTMVNPIFERAGKQSVTGCIMPVYRLTAGISNHLLASLTRQALPCAEGISETLPQHIRQAHSLAAAEFAVKNIHFPQDEQALDLARRRLAFEELFYLAVGLSFLKDRRDQGGGGVAVPPRPKEEFLALLPFAPTGAQSRVMDEVAKDMASGRPMNRLVQGDVGSGKTVVAAYAGWLCAGSGCQGALMAPTEVLAEQHFKSLSALLAPAGVQVGLLTGSMTAAEKKKTRTALARGEIGFVVGTHALISDGVEFANLALIVADEQHRFGVAQRAALAAKGGEDTPPHVLVMSATPIPRTLALIIYGDLDVSVIDQLPPGRTPISTYVVREDKRQRMYGFVRKQVAEGRQAYIICPAVEENPDAALPGEESPALNLKAVKTYADKLQKEVFPDLRVDILHGKMKPKEKEAAMSAFSGGITQVLVATTVVEVGVDVPNASLIIIENADRFGLSQLHQLRGRVGRGQHPSHCVLITATRSLEAMERLHTLASTTDGFKISEEDLKARGPGDFFGNRQHGLPQMKLADLTGDMRLLSEAQEAARELLEEDPRLAAPENRPVWERVRQLFADTPDIFN; via the coding sequence ATGGAGATCACCCGCGACACCCCTCTGACCGACTTCCCCGGCGTGGGGGAGGCCAGGGCCAAGAAGCTGGAGAAGCTGGGCCTGTCCAAGGCGGGCGACCTGCTCACCTGGTACCCCCGGGACTATGAGGACCGGCGGAAGGTCCACACCATTCGGGACGCCCCCCTGGAGGGCCGGGTGTGCGTTGAGGCCATGGCGGCGGAGCACCCCCGGCTGTCCCGCATCCGCAAGGGGCTGGAGCTGGTGCAGGTGAAGGTGGTGGACAACACGGGGGCCCTCCACCTCACCTTCTTCAACCAGAGCTATATGGAGCGGGCCATACGGGCGGGGGAGGAATACATCTTCTACGGTACGGTGGAGGTCCAGGGCCGGCGGCGGACCATGGTCAACCCCATCTTTGAACGGGCGGGGAAGCAGTCCGTCACCGGCTGTATCATGCCCGTCTACCGGCTGACGGCGGGCATCTCCAACCATCTGCTGGCCTCCCTCACCCGGCAGGCCCTGCCCTGCGCCGAGGGGATTTCTGAGACCCTGCCTCAGCACATCCGGCAGGCCCACAGTCTGGCGGCGGCGGAGTTTGCCGTGAAAAATATCCACTTTCCCCAGGACGAACAGGCCCTGGACCTGGCCCGGCGGCGGCTGGCCTTTGAGGAGCTGTTCTATCTGGCGGTGGGACTCAGCTTCCTCAAGGACCGCCGGGACCAGGGGGGCGGGGGAGTGGCCGTCCCCCCGCGGCCCAAGGAGGAATTTCTCGCCCTGCTCCCCTTCGCCCCCACCGGGGCTCAGAGCCGGGTGATGGACGAGGTGGCGAAGGACATGGCCTCGGGCCGGCCCATGAACCGGCTGGTCCAGGGGGACGTGGGCTCGGGCAAGACGGTGGTGGCGGCATACGCCGGGTGGCTGTGCGCCGGGAGCGGCTGTCAGGGGGCCCTGATGGCCCCCACCGAGGTGCTGGCGGAACAGCACTTCAAGTCCCTGTCCGCCCTCCTGGCTCCCGCCGGGGTGCAGGTGGGCCTGCTCACCGGCTCCATGACCGCCGCCGAGAAGAAAAAGACCCGGACCGCCCTGGCCCGGGGGGAGATCGGCTTTGTGGTGGGCACCCACGCCCTCATCTCCGATGGGGTGGAGTTTGCCAACCTGGCCCTCATCGTGGCCGACGAACAGCACCGCTTCGGGGTGGCCCAGCGGGCGGCTCTGGCCGCCAAGGGCGGGGAGGACACGCCGCCCCACGTCCTGGTCATGTCGGCCACCCCCATCCCCCGGACCCTGGCCCTCATCATCTACGGGGACCTGGACGTGTCAGTGATCGACCAGCTCCCCCCGGGCCGGACCCCCATCTCCACCTACGTGGTCCGGGAGGACAAGCGTCAGCGGATGTATGGCTTTGTCCGGAAGCAGGTGGCCGAGGGGCGGCAGGCCTATATCATCTGCCCCGCCGTGGAGGAGAATCCCGACGCCGCCCTCCCCGGGGAGGAGAGCCCCGCTTTGAATTTAAAGGCCGTCAAGACCTACGCGGACAAGCTGCAAAAGGAGGTCTTTCCCGACCTGCGGGTGGACATCCTCCACGGGAAGATGAAGCCAAAAGAGAAGGAGGCGGCGATGTCCGCCTTTTCCGGGGGCATCACTCAGGTGCTGGTGGCCACCACCGTGGTGGAGGTGGGGGTGGATGTGCCCAACGCCTCCCTCATCATCATTGAGAACGCCGACCGCTTCGGCCTCAGCCAGCTCCACCAGCTCCGGGGCCGGGTGGGCCGGGGACAGCACCCCTCCCACTGCGTCCTCATCACCGCCACCCGGAGCCTGGAGGCTATGGAGCGGCTCCACACCCTGGCCTCCACCACCGACGGCTTTAAAATTTCCGAGGAGGACCTGAAAGCCCGGGGGCCCGGCGACTTCTTCGGCAACCGTCAGCACGGCCTGCCCCAGATGAAGCTGGCCGACCTCACCGGGGATATGCGCCTGCTCAGCGAGGCCCAGGAGGCCGCCAGGGAGCTGCTGGAGGAGGACCCCCGCCTTGCCGCCCCGGAGAACCGCCCCGTCTGGGAGCGGGTGCGCCAGCTCTTCGCCGATACGCCGGATATTTTTAATTAG